A genome region from Colwellia sp. Arc7-D includes the following:
- a CDS encoding putative 4-mercaptohistidine N1-methyltransferase — MSTGNETLASSRYAFRRHFYQHAGFRYIASKQPQSEQLSVNKYETSKDICQQLECYFGDKKLGFDNYGQQIAKQVVSAIATESIAPKRLLNLGCSVGRVAFELSQHFQHIDAVDFSARTIQYGVQLQSGGSVRYTDTIEGDICQFNEVFLADKVKGACSERVLFNQADGCNLKNKFNHYDVVLIQHALEQSYDPKRLLENAKSRLNPLGLLIIISDYNYQLQTTEKSKWLSGIKINGENVSGIDALTNQLSDDFEQILVTDLTRVITDSARNFNVSNCHLSVWRAL; from the coding sequence ATATCTACTGGCAATGAAACATTAGCTTCATCGCGCTATGCATTTAGACGACATTTTTATCAACATGCAGGTTTCAGATATATAGCCAGTAAACAGCCCCAAAGTGAGCAATTAAGTGTTAATAAATATGAAACAAGTAAAGATATTTGCCAGCAACTTGAATGTTATTTTGGTGACAAAAAACTTGGTTTTGACAACTACGGGCAACAAATAGCGAAACAAGTGGTTAGTGCAATAGCTACTGAAAGTATTGCACCTAAACGTTTGCTGAACCTAGGTTGTAGTGTAGGCCGAGTGGCATTTGAGCTTAGTCAGCATTTTCAACATATTGATGCCGTGGATTTTTCTGCAAGAACAATACAATATGGTGTGCAATTACAATCGGGCGGTAGTGTGCGTTATACCGATACTATTGAAGGTGATATTTGTCAGTTTAATGAAGTGTTTTTGGCTGATAAAGTCAAGGGTGCTTGTAGTGAACGCGTACTTTTTAATCAAGCCGATGGATGTAATTTAAAAAATAAATTTAATCACTATGATGTTGTTTTGATTCAGCATGCGTTAGAGCAAAGTTATGATCCTAAACGCTTGCTGGAGAATGCTAAAAGTCGTCTTAACCCTTTAGGTTTACTGATCATTATTTCAGATTATAATTATCAATTACAGACAACAGAAAAGTCTAAATGGTTGAGTGGAATTAAAATCAATGGCGAAAACGTATCAGGTATTGATGCTTTAACTAACCAGCTCAGCGACGATTTTGAACAAATATTGGTCACTGACTTAACACGTGTTATTACAGACTCTGCGCGTAACTTTAACGTAAGTAATTGCCATCTCAGTGTTTGGCGAGCATTATGA